From the genome of Lotus japonicus ecotype B-129 chromosome 6, LjGifu_v1.2, one region includes:
- the LOC130726592 gene encoding uncharacterized protein LOC130726592 isoform X1: MDKAGAEVQNDASSSMVSADLALLHHQTCGGNGEDDQTSLIAQSRKPSLSSLQIPARSIESALSSFTRTDGPTLSSPGSTRGLPPRPNSAKVKSSMRNLLSARSFRAKTSSQDCERKVLIVPDTLPSDGGALDHKPSTSRSLSLNKVVFPASTKAAHSLPVTPSENSGGENVDGRHPRSDSDFSKMKVNQHMTRSFSVPVNVQTTISKPTDSRRLIRVISARPNLPTIDDISSHNTSVSDIVIEDASEDIPEEEAVCRICFVELGEGGNTLRMDCSCKGELALAHQDCAVKWFSIKGNKTCDVCKQDVRNLPVTLLKISNPVTVAWQPLNVPQQREVTSYRIWQDVPVLVLVSMLAYFCFLEELLVSDLGSRALAISLPFSCVLGILSSMIASAMVSRSYIWAYACFQFAFVILLAHVFYSILNVNAILSVILSSISGFGISISMNSLLMESIKWRTSRQIQSSNQNVNTSQQQRQDHAPRHQEPQRQHPQLQML, from the exons ATGGACAAGGCAGGTGCTGAAGTTCAAAATGATGCTTCTAGTTCAATGGTGTCTGCAGATCTTGCTCTTCTTCATCACCAG ACATGTGGTGGAAATGGAGAAGATGACCAAACCTCCTTGATTGCTCAGTCCAGAAAACCTAGTCTGTCTTCTCTGCAAATACCAGCAAGGTCAATAGAAAGTGCATTATCTTCTTTTACTAGGACAGATGGTCCCACATTGTCAAGTCCAGGTTCCACTAGAGGACTTCCCCCAAGGCCAAATTCTGCAAAAGTCAAGTCCTCTATGAGAAATTTACTTTCGGCGAGGAGCTTTCGGGCGAAAACTAGTTCACAAGATTGTGAAAGGAAAGTTCTTATTGTTCCTGACACTTTGCCATCAGATGGCGGTGCTCTGGATCATAAGCCTTCAACTTCAAGGTCCCTTTCTCTTAACAAGGTTGTGTTCCCTGCATCAACAAAAGCAGCACATTCGTTGCCGGTTACTCCAAGTGAAAATTCAGGTGGAGAGAATGTAGATGGAAGACATCCAAGGAGTGATTCTGATTTTAGT AAAATGAAAGTTAATCAACATATGACTCGATCATTTTCAGTTCCGGTTAATGTTCAAACCACTATTTCAAAGCCTACAGATTCTAGGCGCCTGATTCGTGTAATTTCAGCTAGACCAAATCTACCAACTATTGATGACATTTCAAGTCACAATACTTCAGTTTCAGATATTG TCATTGAAGATGCTTCTGAGGATATTCCTGAGGAAGAAGCAGTCTGTAGGATTTGTTTTGTAGAGCTTGGGGAAGGAGGGAATACTCTTAGGATGGATTGCAGTTGTAAAGGTGAGCTTGCACTTGCTCACCAAGACTGTGCAGTAAAGTGGTTTAGTATCAAAGGAAATAAGACCTGTGATGTCTGCAAGCAGGATGTCCGAAACCTTCCAGTAACGCTCTTGAAAATTTCTAATCCTGTAACTGTTGCTTGGCAGCCATTGAATGTACCACAGCAGAGAGAAGTTACTTCCTACAG GATCTGGCAGGATGTACCAGTACTCGTCTTGGTCAGCATGCTGGCATACTTTTGCTTTCTAGAGGAACTATTG GTTTCTGATTTGGGCTCTCGCGCTCTTGCCATTTCATTACCTTTCTCCTGCGTTTTAGGAATCCTTTCATCTATGATTGCATCAGCCATGG TGAGCAGGAGTTACATATGGGCTTATGCTTGCTTCCAGTTTGCATTTGTCATCCTGCTTGCTCATGTATTCTATTCTATA CTTAATGTTAACGCGATTCTATCGGTCATTCTTTCGTCAATCAGTGGATTTGGGATTTCAATCAGTATGAACTCTCTCCTAATGGAATCTATTAAATGGAGAACGAGTAGGCAGATTCAATCTTCGAATCAGAATGTTAACACGTCGCAGCAGCAGCGCCAGGATCATGCCCCACGGCATCAAGAACCTCAAAGACAGCATCCTCAGCTGCAAATGTTGTAG
- the LOC130726592 gene encoding uncharacterized protein LOC130726592 isoform X2: MDKAGAEVQNDASSSMVSADLALLHHQTCGGNGEDDQTSLIAQSRKPSLSSLQIPARSIESALSSFTRTDGPTLSSPGSTRGLPPRPNSAKVKSSMRNLLSARSFRAKTSSQDCERKVLIVPDTLPSDGGALDHKPSTSRSLSLNKVVFPASTKAAHSLPVTPSENSGGENVDGRHPRSDSDFSKMKVNQHMTRSFSVPVNVQTTISKPTDSRRLIRVISARPNLPTIDDISSHNTSVSDIVIEDASEDIPEEEAVCRICFVELGEGGNTLRMDCSCKGELALAHQDCAVKWFSIKGNKTCDVCKQDVRNLPVTLLKISNPVTVAWQPLNVPQQREVTSYRIWQDVPVLVLVSMLAYFCFLEELLVSDLGSRALAISLPFSCVLGILSSMIASAMA, encoded by the exons ATGGACAAGGCAGGTGCTGAAGTTCAAAATGATGCTTCTAGTTCAATGGTGTCTGCAGATCTTGCTCTTCTTCATCACCAG ACATGTGGTGGAAATGGAGAAGATGACCAAACCTCCTTGATTGCTCAGTCCAGAAAACCTAGTCTGTCTTCTCTGCAAATACCAGCAAGGTCAATAGAAAGTGCATTATCTTCTTTTACTAGGACAGATGGTCCCACATTGTCAAGTCCAGGTTCCACTAGAGGACTTCCCCCAAGGCCAAATTCTGCAAAAGTCAAGTCCTCTATGAGAAATTTACTTTCGGCGAGGAGCTTTCGGGCGAAAACTAGTTCACAAGATTGTGAAAGGAAAGTTCTTATTGTTCCTGACACTTTGCCATCAGATGGCGGTGCTCTGGATCATAAGCCTTCAACTTCAAGGTCCCTTTCTCTTAACAAGGTTGTGTTCCCTGCATCAACAAAAGCAGCACATTCGTTGCCGGTTACTCCAAGTGAAAATTCAGGTGGAGAGAATGTAGATGGAAGACATCCAAGGAGTGATTCTGATTTTAGT AAAATGAAAGTTAATCAACATATGACTCGATCATTTTCAGTTCCGGTTAATGTTCAAACCACTATTTCAAAGCCTACAGATTCTAGGCGCCTGATTCGTGTAATTTCAGCTAGACCAAATCTACCAACTATTGATGACATTTCAAGTCACAATACTTCAGTTTCAGATATTG TCATTGAAGATGCTTCTGAGGATATTCCTGAGGAAGAAGCAGTCTGTAGGATTTGTTTTGTAGAGCTTGGGGAAGGAGGGAATACTCTTAGGATGGATTGCAGTTGTAAAGGTGAGCTTGCACTTGCTCACCAAGACTGTGCAGTAAAGTGGTTTAGTATCAAAGGAAATAAGACCTGTGATGTCTGCAAGCAGGATGTCCGAAACCTTCCAGTAACGCTCTTGAAAATTTCTAATCCTGTAACTGTTGCTTGGCAGCCATTGAATGTACCACAGCAGAGAGAAGTTACTTCCTACAG GATCTGGCAGGATGTACCAGTACTCGTCTTGGTCAGCATGCTGGCATACTTTTGCTTTCTAGAGGAACTATTG GTTTCTGATTTGGGCTCTCGCGCTCTTGCCATTTCATTACCTTTCTCCTGCGTTTTAGGAATCCTTTCATCTATGATTGCATCAGCCATGG CTTAA
- the LOC130724766 gene encoding protein MAINTENANCE OF MERISTEMS-like has protein sequence MERTKNLSVPPANEGRIPPTTSVRKAREAAALRKKEEARKRRDEATRKRRASNATTAASAVQEPEPEEVQEPEPEDDDMGRVEAAGLLPLLTCNLPSVDKTMLTAFVERWQPETSSFHMPFGEMTITLDDVSSLLHIPVKGKFFTLPVLTREDAASALHKLLGVTQADAEEEIRKSLGPYARYTWLLKVVEDMAKEGKTKKAARAFLLRLVGMTIFCGKTNNKVDVAYWGMFMDLEKVGEYAWGAMALAFLYDQLKDATKVCTTSLGGYLNLFQAWIFEHFPTSLFDRNLNRKYSEKDPRACKWVTKRGTVDLHAKRLILDDLRDNNVIWTPYDGHRVD, from the exons ATGGAAAGAACAAAGAATTTGAGTGTGCCACCGGCCAACGAAGGGAGAATTCCCCCCACGACATCGGTACGTAAGGCTCGTGAAGCCGCTGCCCtacgaaagaaagaagaagcacGTAAAAGGCGTGACGAGGCAACCCGTAAAAGGCGTGCAAGTAATGCAACGACTGCTGCCAGTGCGGTACAGGAGCCTGAACCTGAAGAAGTACAGGAGCCTGAacctgaagatgatgatatg GGAAGGGTTGAGGCTGCTGGTCTATTGCCTTTGTTGACATGCAACCTTCCCTCTGTTGACAAGACCATGCTAACAGCGTTTGTGGAGAGATGGCAGCCGGAGACATCCTCTTTCCATATGCCATTTGGGGAGATGACCATCACACTGGATGATGTTAGTTCTTTGCTACACATTCCTGTGAAGGGAAAATTCTTCACTCTCCCAGTCCTGACTCGTGAGGATGCAGCCAGTGCATTGCATAAACTGCTTGGTGTTACACAAGCAGATGCTGAAGAGGAGATCCGGAAGTCCTTAGGACCTTATGCTCGTTATACATGGTTGTTGAAGGTGGTTGAGGACATGGCTAAGGAAGGGAAGACCAAGAAAGCTGCTAGAGCCTTCTTGCTGCGTTTGGTGGGCATGACGATCTTCTGTGGGAAGACAAACAACAAGGTGGATGTTGCATATTGGGGGATGTTCATGGATTTGGAAAAGGTTGGGGAGTATGCATGGGGCGCCATGGCATTGGCTTTCCTTTATGACCAGCTGAAGGACGCCACCAAGGTTTGCACCACTAGTCTTGGAGGATACTTAAATCTGTTTCAG GCATGGATATTTGAGCACTTCCCTACTTCATTGTTTGATAGAAACCTGAACAGGAAATACAGTGAGAAAGACCCGCGAGCTTGCAAATGGGTCACCAAGAGGGGGACTGTGGACCTGCATGCGAAGAGGCTAATCCTAGATGACCTTAGGGATAACAATGTTATATGGACTCCATATGACGGGCATAGAGTGGATTGA
- the LOC130723395 gene encoding uncharacterized protein LOC130723395 — translation MGMKQVIKNLDAFPRTEDHLLQKTQSGALVSIIGLIIMATLFLHELGYYLTTNTVHEMSVDLKRGETLPIHINMTFPSLPCDVLSVDAIDMSGKHEVDLDTNIWKLRLNSYGHIIGTEYISDLVENENAAGHKHDDDKEHHEHSEEKAHLQTYDESTENTIKKVKEALSNGEGCRVYGVLDVQRVAGNFHISVHGLNIYVAQMIFGGAQNVNVSHMIHDLSFGPKYPGIHNPLDETTRILHDTSGTFKYYIKVVPTEYRYISKEVLPTNQFSVTEYYSPIHQFDRTWPAVYFLYDLSPITVTIKEERRSFLHFITRLCAVLGGTFALTGMLDRWMFRLVEAVTKPKSKR, via the exons ATGGGAATGAAACAAGTCATCAAGAACCTCGACGCGTTTCCTCGCACAGAGGATCACTTGTTGCAAAAAACCCAATCTGGCGCTCTCG TTTCCATAATTGGTCTAATTATAATGGCGACGCTGTTTCTGCACGAGCTGGGTTATTATCTCACAACTAACACTGTCCATGAG ATGTCAGTAGACTTGAAGCGTGGAGAGACCCTTCCAATCCATATAAACATGACATTTCCTTCTTTACCTTGTGATG TTTTAAGTGTGGATGCCATTGATATGTCAGGCAAGCACGAGGTGGATCTTGATACAAACATATGGAAA CTTCGTCTGAACAGTTATGGCCACATAATTGGCACTGAGTATATATCTGATCTTGTCGAAAATGAAAATGCTGCTGGTCACAAGCATG ATGATGATAAAGAACATCATGAGcattcagaagaaaaagctcaccTACAAACCtatgatgaatctactgaaaatacaataaaaaagGTGAAGGAGGCATTAAGCAATGGGGAAGGATGCCGG GTTTATGGTGTTTTAGATGTTCAGAGGGTTGCTGGAAATTTTCATATTTCAGTGCATGGATTAAATATATATGTTGCACAAATG ATCTTTGGTGGAGCGCAGAATGTGAATGTAAGTCACATGATCCATGATTTGTCATTTGGCCCCAAATATCCAGGAATTCACAACCCACTTGATGAGACAACAAGGATTCTTCATGATACAAGTGGAACgtttaaatattatataaag GTTGTTCCAACGGAATATAGATATATCTCAAAAGAAGTTCTACCAACTAATCAGTTCTCAGTTACAGAATATTATTCCCCAATTCATCAGTTTGATCGGACCTGGCCAG CTGTCTACTTTTTGTATGATCTATCACCTATTACTGTCACTATCAAAGAAGAACGCCGCAGTTTTCTTCATTTCATTACTCGGCTTTGTGCTGTGCTTGGTGGAACGTTTGCTTTAACAG GGATGCTAGACCGTTGGATGTTCAGACTTGTTGAAGCTGTAACTAAACCAAAATCTAAACGGTAG